Proteins encoded together in one Zonotrichia leucophrys gambelii isolate GWCS_2022_RI chromosome 1, RI_Zleu_2.0, whole genome shotgun sequence window:
- the GPR15 gene encoding G-protein coupled receptor 15, with protein sequence MRTAGPEMELTSLSSMPTVTFNYDYYYDDQCQYQHLQHLSTFLPVLYSAVFLVGIVGNSILIASLILKRRVRRLIDIFIINLATSDFIFLITLPLWVDMEVSGESWRVGSFLCKASSYVISVNMYCSILLLTCMSADRYLAIMHPSVARRIRTRSYFGALCIFVWVLSCCLGVPTLLSRELKTQYGKTYCTDKDVTEVKQIMSLTLLILAFFFPLFSILTFYCSITKRLCVHYQKAGKRDKKLRKSIKIVFIVVAAFVVSWVPYNLFKLMAILLRLLNQPDCFSGTVAHLGMKVSSPFAFANSCANPFIYFFFDNYIRRAMLQCLCPWVKMSSNSSDTLDSPLSHSLSNFVAGEYAARKRKRSVSL encoded by the coding sequence ATGAGGACAGCTGGGCCAGAAATGGAACTCACCTCGCTGTCATCCATGCCTACAGTCACCTTCAACTACGACTACTACTACGATGACCAGTGCCAGTACCAGCACCTGCAACACTTGTCTACTTTCCTGCCTGTCCTTTACAGTGCTGTGTTCCTGGTGGGCATTGTTGGCAACTCAATCCTGATAGCATCCTTGATCTTGAAGCGGCGGGTCCGGAGGCTGATTGACATCTTTATCATCAACCTCGCTACATCTGACTTCATCTTCCTCATCACACTGCCTTTGTGGGTGGACATGGAGGTGTCGGGCGAGAGCTGGAGGGTAGGATCTTTCCTCTGCAAAGCTAGTTCCTATGTCATCTCAGTCAACATGTACTGCAGcatcctgctcctcacctgcaTGAGTGCTGACCGGTACCTGGCTATCATGCACCCCTCTGTCGCACGGCGGATCAGGACAAGATCCTATTTCGGAGCACTCTGCATCTTTGTCTGGGTGTTATCCTGCTGCTTAGGGGTGCCAACCCTTTTGTCCAGAGAACTGAAGACGCAGTATGGAAAGACTTACTGCACAGACAAAGACGTGACAGAAGTCAAACAGATCATGTCACTGACGCTTTTAATCCTGGCCTTCTTCTTCCCACTGTTTAGTATCTTAACCTTTTACTGCTCCATCACCAAGAGACTCTGTGTGCACTATCAGAAGGCTGGGAAACGTGATAAGAAACTGAGAAAATCCATCAAGATTGTCTTCATTGTAGTGGCAGCTTTTGTTGTCTCCTGGGTCCCTTACAACCTTTTCAAGCTTATGGCCATCCTTTTGCGACTcctaaaccagcccgactgtTTTTCTGGCACGGTTGCCCACCTAGGCATGAAGGTGAGCAGCCCTTTTGCTTTTGCCAATAGCTGTGCCAAccctttcatttattttttctttgacaaCTACATCCGCAGAGCCATGCTCCAGTGCCTGTGCCCATGGGTGAAAATGAGCAGCAACAGCTCTGATACGCTGGACAGCCCCCTGAGCCATTCCCTATCCAATTTTGTGGCAGGGGAGTATGCGGCCAGGAAGAGGAAGCgctctgtgtccctctga